A genome region from Cervus canadensis isolate Bull #8, Minnesota chromosome 10, ASM1932006v1, whole genome shotgun sequence includes the following:
- the LPIN3 gene encoding phosphatidate phosphatase LPIN3 isoform X5, with product MNYMGQLAETVFGTVKGLYRGLNPATLSGGIDVLVVRQVDGSFRCSPFHVRFGKLGVLRSREKVVDIEINGEPVDLHMKLGDSGEAFFVQELESDEEDVPPRLCTSPIPWGGLAGFPSDSPLGTTSEPDASIAGMVPTGRKKKRRRRKTKRKEDTAAADSSSEELEAGAESEPSLLEKPRPEPPGIQQEGESSPEPKDIYPYSDGEWHPQASLSPGELTSPKSDSELELRSPEPSPLRAESHMQWAWGRLPKVGKAEWPESSVVADANSRTASPPKGAPSTPSASVIGVDPPGPPTLKTGAGTDLLQPDTEVPALAGPPLSAPEREETKTQSSGDAGPRPPSKSWSWAALEDPAHTRKPEGVSQRKGSLKRSQHLGPSDIYLDDLPSLDSENAALYFPQSSGGLGARKWSAPDSVKPLGDCNPEQEPEPAADTAGTVVLSLCGGLADGRDVSAEKFNQHMVSYQDLARNPGLLDDPNLVVKINKQHYNWAVAAPMILSLQAFQKNLPKSTMDKLEKEKMPRKGGRWWFSWRRRDFPAKECSAQREKTTAREQQGEKTEALSSEDDTLDSPVILEAPSPPPSPPAHAPAYKKSLRLSSSQIRRLNLQEGANDVVFSVTTQYQGTCRCRATIYLWKWDDKVVISDIDGTITKSDALGHILPQLGKDWTHQGITSLYHKIHLNGYKFLYCSARAIGMANLTKGYLQWVSEAGCGLPKGPILLSPSSLFSALHREVIERKPEVFKIACLSDVQQLFLPQEQPFYAAFGNRPNDVTAYRQVGLPACRIFTVNPRGELSQELMKNHKSTYERLSEVVELLFPPVARGPSTDLAHPEYSNFCYWREPLAPVDLDALA from the exons ATGAACTACATGGGGCAGCTGGCGGAGACTGTGTTCGGCACGGTGAAGGGCCTGTACCGGGGCCTGAACCCGGCCACGCTGAGCGGGGGCATCGATGTGCTGGTGGTGAGGCAGGTGGACGGCTCCTTCCGATGCTCGCCCTTCCACGTGCGCTTTGGCAAGCTGGGCGTCCTGCGCTCGCGGGAGAAGGTG GTGGACATCGAGATCAATGGGGAGCCCGTGGACCTGCACATGAAGCTGGGGGACAGTGGGGAGGCCTTCTTCGTCCAGGAGCTGGAGAGCGATGAG GAAGACGTGCCTCCCCGCCTGTGCACGTCACCCATCCCTTGGGGGGGCCTGGCGGGGTTCCCTTCGGACTCCCCGCTGGGCACCACCAGCGAGCCTGACGCCAGCATCGCGGGCATGGTCCCCACCGGGCGGAAGAAGAAACGGCGCAGGAGGAAGACCAAGCGGAAGGAGGACACGGCGGCCGCCGATTCTAGTTCAGAGGAGCTGGAGGCAGGCGCTGAGAGTGAGCCATCCCTGCTGGAAAAGCCGAGGCCGGAGCCCCCGGG CATCCAGCAGGAAGGGGAGTCCTCACCGGAGCCCAAAGACATCTACCCCTACTCTGACGGCGAGTGGCACCCCCAGGCCAG CCTCTCGCCAGGTGAGCTAACATCTCCCAAGAGTGACTCGGAGCTGGAACTGCGGAGCCCCGAACCCAGCCCCCTGAGAGCGGAGTCCCACATGCAGTGGGCCTGGGGGAGGCTGCCGAAG GTGGGCAAAGCTGAATGGCCCGAGTCCTCGGTGGTCGCTGATGCCAACTCCAGGACAGCCTCTCCGCCTAAGGGGGCGCCCAGCACCCCCTCCGCCTCTGTGATTGGCGTGGACCCTCCAGGACCCCCAACCCTGAAGACAGGGGCTGGCACTGACCTTCTTCAGCCTGACACGGAGGTGCCCGCTCTGGCGGGtccccctctctctgcccctgagagggaggaaaccaagactcagagtTCGGGGGACGCGGGCCCCCGTCCTCCATCCAAATCCTGGAGCTGGGCTGCTTTAGAAGACCCCGCTCACACCCGCAAGCCAGAGGGGGTGTCCCAGAGGAAAG GTTCCCTGAAGAGAAGCCAGCACCTGGGCCCCAGTGACATCTACCTGGATGACCTGCCCTCCCTGGACTCTGAGAATGCAGCCCTTTACTTCCCCCAGAG CAGCGGtgggctgggggccaggaagTGGAGTGCTCCTGACAGCGTGAAGCCGCTGGGGGACTGCAACCCTGAGCAGGAGCCAGAGCCCGCTGCGGACACAGCAGGCACTGTGGTGCTGTCCCTCTGTGGGGGCCTGGCCGATGGCAGGGACGTCTCAGCGG AGAAGTTCAACCAGCACATGGTCTCCTACCAGGACCTCGCCCGAAACCCCGGCCTGCTGGACGACCCGAACCTGGTGGTGAAGATCAATAAGCA GCATTATAACTGGGCTGTAGCTGCCCCCATGATCCTGTCCCTGCAAGCCTTTCAGAAAAACTTGCCCAAG AGCACCATGGACAAGCTGGAGAAGGAGAAGATGCCCCGGAAGGGAGGCCGGTGGTGGTTTTCCTGGCGACGCAGGGATTTCCCGGCCAAGGAG TGCAGCGCCCAGAGGGAGAAAACCACAGCACGGGAGCAGCAGGG GGAGAAGACAGAAGCCCTGAGCAGTGAGGATGACACCCTGGACAGCCCCGTCATCCTGgaggccccctccccgcccccctcgcCCCCAGCCCACGCCCCTGCCTACAAGAAGTCCCTCCGCCTCTCCTCCAGTCAGATC CGGCGCCTGAACCTGCAAGAAGGTGCCAACGATGTGGTCTTCAGTGTGACCACCCAGTACCAGGGCACCTGCCGCTGCAGGGCCACCATCTACCTGTGGAAGTGGGACGACAAGGTGGTCATCTCCGACATCGACGGCACCATCACCAA GTCGGACGCGCTGGGCCACATTCTGCCCCAACTGGGGAAAGACTGGACACATCAGGGCATCACCAGTCTCTACCACAAAATCCACCT AAACGGGTACAAGTTCCTCTACTGCTCGGCACGGGCCATCGGCATGGCCAACCTCACCAAGGGGTACCTGCAGTGGGTGAGCGAGGCGGGCTGCGGCCTCCCCAAGGGCCCCATCCTGCTGTCCCCCAGCAGCCTCTTCTCCGCCCTGCATAG GGAGGTGATAGAGAGGAAGCCAGAGGTGTTCAAGATCGCCTGCCTGAGTGATGTCCAGCAGCTCTTTCTGCCCCAGGAACAGCCCTTCTATGCCGCCTTTGGGAACAGGCCCAAT GATGTCACTGCCTACCGGCAGGTCGGCCTGCCTGCCTGCCGCATCTTCACAGTCAACCCCCGGGGAGAGCTCAGCCAGGAGCTGATGAAGAACCACAAGTCCAC GTACGAGCGGCTCAGCGAGGTGGTCGAACTCCTCTTCCCGCCCGTGGCCCGCGGCCCCAGCACAGACCTGGCCCACCCTGAATACAGCAACTTCTGCTACTGGCGGGAGCCGCTGGCCCCCGTGGACCTTGATGCCTTGGCCTGA
- the LPIN3 gene encoding phosphatidate phosphatase LPIN3 isoform X3 encodes MNYMGQLAETVFGTVKGLYRGLNPATLSGGIDVLVVRQVDGSFRCSPFHVRFGKLGVLRSREKVDIEINGEPVDLHMKLGDSGEAFFVQELESDEEDVPPRLCTSPIPWGGLAGFPSDSPLGTTSEPDASIAGMVPTGRKKKRRRRKTKRKEDTAAADSSSEELEAGAESEPSLLEKPRPEPPGLPRPAQGTCPVRDRLFPCGPLSSIQQEGESSPEPKDIYPYSDGEWHPQASLSPGELTSPKSDSELELRSPEPSPLRAESHMQWAWGRLPKVGKAEWPESSVVADANSRTASPPKGAPSTPSASVIGVDPPGPPTLKTGAGTDLLQPDTEVPALAGPPLSAPEREETKTQSSGDAGPRPPSKSWSWAALEDPAHTRKPEGVSQRKGSLKRSQHLGPSDIYLDDLPSLDSENAALYFPQSSGGLGARKWSAPDSVKPLGDCNPEQEPEPAADTAGTVVLSLCGGLADGRDVSAEKFNQHMVSYQDLARNPGLLDDPNLVVKINKQHYNWAVAAPMILSLQAFQKNLPKSTMDKLEKEKMPRKGGRWWFSWRRRDFPAKECSAQREKTTAREQQGEKTEALSSEDDTLDSPVILEAPSPPPSPPAHAPAYKKSLRLSSSQIRRLNLQEGANDVVFSVTTQYQGTCRCRATIYLWKWDDKVVISDIDGTITKSDALGHILPQLGKDWTHQGITSLYHKIHLNGYKFLYCSARAIGMANLTKGYLQWVSEAGCGLPKGPILLSPSSLFSALHREVIERKPEVFKIACLSDVQQLFLPQEQPFYAAFGNRPNDVTAYRQVGLPACRIFTVNPRGELSQELMKNHKSTYERLSEVVELLFPPVARGPSTDLAHPEYSNFCYWREPLAPVDLDALA; translated from the exons ATGAACTACATGGGGCAGCTGGCGGAGACTGTGTTCGGCACGGTGAAGGGCCTGTACCGGGGCCTGAACCCGGCCACGCTGAGCGGGGGCATCGATGTGCTGGTGGTGAGGCAGGTGGACGGCTCCTTCCGATGCTCGCCCTTCCACGTGCGCTTTGGCAAGCTGGGCGTCCTGCGCTCGCGGGAGAAG GTGGACATCGAGATCAATGGGGAGCCCGTGGACCTGCACATGAAGCTGGGGGACAGTGGGGAGGCCTTCTTCGTCCAGGAGCTGGAGAGCGATGAG GAAGACGTGCCTCCCCGCCTGTGCACGTCACCCATCCCTTGGGGGGGCCTGGCGGGGTTCCCTTCGGACTCCCCGCTGGGCACCACCAGCGAGCCTGACGCCAGCATCGCGGGCATGGTCCCCACCGGGCGGAAGAAGAAACGGCGCAGGAGGAAGACCAAGCGGAAGGAGGACACGGCGGCCGCCGATTCTAGTTCAGAGGAGCTGGAGGCAGGCGCTGAGAGTGAGCCATCCCTGCTGGAAAAGCCGAGGCCGGAGCCCCCGGG GCTTCCACGCCCTGCCCAGGGTACCTGTCCTGTCAGGGACCGTTTATTTCCCTGTGGCCCCCTCAGCAGCATCCAGCAGGAAGGGGAGTCCTCACCGGAGCCCAAAGACATCTACCCCTACTCTGACGGCGAGTGGCACCCCCAGGCCAG CCTCTCGCCAGGTGAGCTAACATCTCCCAAGAGTGACTCGGAGCTGGAACTGCGGAGCCCCGAACCCAGCCCCCTGAGAGCGGAGTCCCACATGCAGTGGGCCTGGGGGAGGCTGCCGAAG GTGGGCAAAGCTGAATGGCCCGAGTCCTCGGTGGTCGCTGATGCCAACTCCAGGACAGCCTCTCCGCCTAAGGGGGCGCCCAGCACCCCCTCCGCCTCTGTGATTGGCGTGGACCCTCCAGGACCCCCAACCCTGAAGACAGGGGCTGGCACTGACCTTCTTCAGCCTGACACGGAGGTGCCCGCTCTGGCGGGtccccctctctctgcccctgagagggaggaaaccaagactcagagtTCGGGGGACGCGGGCCCCCGTCCTCCATCCAAATCCTGGAGCTGGGCTGCTTTAGAAGACCCCGCTCACACCCGCAAGCCAGAGGGGGTGTCCCAGAGGAAAG GTTCCCTGAAGAGAAGCCAGCACCTGGGCCCCAGTGACATCTACCTGGATGACCTGCCCTCCCTGGACTCTGAGAATGCAGCCCTTTACTTCCCCCAGAG CAGCGGtgggctgggggccaggaagTGGAGTGCTCCTGACAGCGTGAAGCCGCTGGGGGACTGCAACCCTGAGCAGGAGCCAGAGCCCGCTGCGGACACAGCAGGCACTGTGGTGCTGTCCCTCTGTGGGGGCCTGGCCGATGGCAGGGACGTCTCAGCGG AGAAGTTCAACCAGCACATGGTCTCCTACCAGGACCTCGCCCGAAACCCCGGCCTGCTGGACGACCCGAACCTGGTGGTGAAGATCAATAAGCA GCATTATAACTGGGCTGTAGCTGCCCCCATGATCCTGTCCCTGCAAGCCTTTCAGAAAAACTTGCCCAAG AGCACCATGGACAAGCTGGAGAAGGAGAAGATGCCCCGGAAGGGAGGCCGGTGGTGGTTTTCCTGGCGACGCAGGGATTTCCCGGCCAAGGAG TGCAGCGCCCAGAGGGAGAAAACCACAGCACGGGAGCAGCAGGG GGAGAAGACAGAAGCCCTGAGCAGTGAGGATGACACCCTGGACAGCCCCGTCATCCTGgaggccccctccccgcccccctcgcCCCCAGCCCACGCCCCTGCCTACAAGAAGTCCCTCCGCCTCTCCTCCAGTCAGATC CGGCGCCTGAACCTGCAAGAAGGTGCCAACGATGTGGTCTTCAGTGTGACCACCCAGTACCAGGGCACCTGCCGCTGCAGGGCCACCATCTACCTGTGGAAGTGGGACGACAAGGTGGTCATCTCCGACATCGACGGCACCATCACCAA GTCGGACGCGCTGGGCCACATTCTGCCCCAACTGGGGAAAGACTGGACACATCAGGGCATCACCAGTCTCTACCACAAAATCCACCT AAACGGGTACAAGTTCCTCTACTGCTCGGCACGGGCCATCGGCATGGCCAACCTCACCAAGGGGTACCTGCAGTGGGTGAGCGAGGCGGGCTGCGGCCTCCCCAAGGGCCCCATCCTGCTGTCCCCCAGCAGCCTCTTCTCCGCCCTGCATAG GGAGGTGATAGAGAGGAAGCCAGAGGTGTTCAAGATCGCCTGCCTGAGTGATGTCCAGCAGCTCTTTCTGCCCCAGGAACAGCCCTTCTATGCCGCCTTTGGGAACAGGCCCAAT GATGTCACTGCCTACCGGCAGGTCGGCCTGCCTGCCTGCCGCATCTTCACAGTCAACCCCCGGGGAGAGCTCAGCCAGGAGCTGATGAAGAACCACAAGTCCAC GTACGAGCGGCTCAGCGAGGTGGTCGAACTCCTCTTCCCGCCCGTGGCCCGCGGCCCCAGCACAGACCTGGCCCACCCTGAATACAGCAACTTCTGCTACTGGCGGGAGCCGCTGGCCCCCGTGGACCTTGATGCCTTGGCCTGA
- the LPIN3 gene encoding phosphatidate phosphatase LPIN3 isoform X1, with product MNYMGQLAETVFGTVKGLYRGLNPATLSGGIDVLVVRQVDGSFRCSPFHVRFGKLGVLRSREKVVDIEINGEPVDLHMKLGDSGEAFFVQELESDEEDVPPRLCTSPIPWGGLAGFPSDSPLGTTSEPDASIAGMVPTGRKKKRRRRKTKRKEDTAAADSSSEELEAGAESEPSLLEKPRPEPPGLPRPAQGTCPVRDRLFPCGPLSSIQQEGESSPEPKDIYPYSDGEWHPQASLSPGELTSPKSDSELELRSPEPSPLRAESHMQWAWGRLPKVGKAEWPESSVVADANSRTASPPKGAPSTPSASVIGVDPPGPPTLKTGAGTDLLQPDTEVPALAGPPLSAPEREETKTQSSGDAGPRPPSKSWSWAALEDPAHTRKPEGVSQRKGSLKRSQHLGPSDIYLDDLPSLDSENAALYFPQSSGGLGARKWSAPDSVKPLGDCNPEQEPEPAADTAGTVVLSLCGGLADGRDVSAEKFNQHMVSYQDLARNPGLLDDPNLVVKINKQHYNWAVAAPMILSLQAFQKNLPKSTMDKLEKEKMPRKGGRWWFSWRRRDFPAKECSAQREKTTAREQQGEKTEALSSEDDTLDSPVILEAPSPPPSPPAHAPAYKKSLRLSSSQIRRLNLQEGANDVVFSVTTQYQGTCRCRATIYLWKWDDKVVISDIDGTITKSDALGHILPQLGKDWTHQGITSLYHKIHLNGYKFLYCSARAIGMANLTKGYLQWVSEAGCGLPKGPILLSPSSLFSALHREVIERKPEVFKIACLSDVQQLFLPQEQPFYAAFGNRPNDVTAYRQVGLPACRIFTVNPRGELSQELMKNHKSTYERLSEVVELLFPPVARGPSTDLAHPEYSNFCYWREPLAPVDLDALA from the exons ATGAACTACATGGGGCAGCTGGCGGAGACTGTGTTCGGCACGGTGAAGGGCCTGTACCGGGGCCTGAACCCGGCCACGCTGAGCGGGGGCATCGATGTGCTGGTGGTGAGGCAGGTGGACGGCTCCTTCCGATGCTCGCCCTTCCACGTGCGCTTTGGCAAGCTGGGCGTCCTGCGCTCGCGGGAGAAGGTG GTGGACATCGAGATCAATGGGGAGCCCGTGGACCTGCACATGAAGCTGGGGGACAGTGGGGAGGCCTTCTTCGTCCAGGAGCTGGAGAGCGATGAG GAAGACGTGCCTCCCCGCCTGTGCACGTCACCCATCCCTTGGGGGGGCCTGGCGGGGTTCCCTTCGGACTCCCCGCTGGGCACCACCAGCGAGCCTGACGCCAGCATCGCGGGCATGGTCCCCACCGGGCGGAAGAAGAAACGGCGCAGGAGGAAGACCAAGCGGAAGGAGGACACGGCGGCCGCCGATTCTAGTTCAGAGGAGCTGGAGGCAGGCGCTGAGAGTGAGCCATCCCTGCTGGAAAAGCCGAGGCCGGAGCCCCCGGG GCTTCCACGCCCTGCCCAGGGTACCTGTCCTGTCAGGGACCGTTTATTTCCCTGTGGCCCCCTCAGCAGCATCCAGCAGGAAGGGGAGTCCTCACCGGAGCCCAAAGACATCTACCCCTACTCTGACGGCGAGTGGCACCCCCAGGCCAG CCTCTCGCCAGGTGAGCTAACATCTCCCAAGAGTGACTCGGAGCTGGAACTGCGGAGCCCCGAACCCAGCCCCCTGAGAGCGGAGTCCCACATGCAGTGGGCCTGGGGGAGGCTGCCGAAG GTGGGCAAAGCTGAATGGCCCGAGTCCTCGGTGGTCGCTGATGCCAACTCCAGGACAGCCTCTCCGCCTAAGGGGGCGCCCAGCACCCCCTCCGCCTCTGTGATTGGCGTGGACCCTCCAGGACCCCCAACCCTGAAGACAGGGGCTGGCACTGACCTTCTTCAGCCTGACACGGAGGTGCCCGCTCTGGCGGGtccccctctctctgcccctgagagggaggaaaccaagactcagagtTCGGGGGACGCGGGCCCCCGTCCTCCATCCAAATCCTGGAGCTGGGCTGCTTTAGAAGACCCCGCTCACACCCGCAAGCCAGAGGGGGTGTCCCAGAGGAAAG GTTCCCTGAAGAGAAGCCAGCACCTGGGCCCCAGTGACATCTACCTGGATGACCTGCCCTCCCTGGACTCTGAGAATGCAGCCCTTTACTTCCCCCAGAG CAGCGGtgggctgggggccaggaagTGGAGTGCTCCTGACAGCGTGAAGCCGCTGGGGGACTGCAACCCTGAGCAGGAGCCAGAGCCCGCTGCGGACACAGCAGGCACTGTGGTGCTGTCCCTCTGTGGGGGCCTGGCCGATGGCAGGGACGTCTCAGCGG AGAAGTTCAACCAGCACATGGTCTCCTACCAGGACCTCGCCCGAAACCCCGGCCTGCTGGACGACCCGAACCTGGTGGTGAAGATCAATAAGCA GCATTATAACTGGGCTGTAGCTGCCCCCATGATCCTGTCCCTGCAAGCCTTTCAGAAAAACTTGCCCAAG AGCACCATGGACAAGCTGGAGAAGGAGAAGATGCCCCGGAAGGGAGGCCGGTGGTGGTTTTCCTGGCGACGCAGGGATTTCCCGGCCAAGGAG TGCAGCGCCCAGAGGGAGAAAACCACAGCACGGGAGCAGCAGGG GGAGAAGACAGAAGCCCTGAGCAGTGAGGATGACACCCTGGACAGCCCCGTCATCCTGgaggccccctccccgcccccctcgcCCCCAGCCCACGCCCCTGCCTACAAGAAGTCCCTCCGCCTCTCCTCCAGTCAGATC CGGCGCCTGAACCTGCAAGAAGGTGCCAACGATGTGGTCTTCAGTGTGACCACCCAGTACCAGGGCACCTGCCGCTGCAGGGCCACCATCTACCTGTGGAAGTGGGACGACAAGGTGGTCATCTCCGACATCGACGGCACCATCACCAA GTCGGACGCGCTGGGCCACATTCTGCCCCAACTGGGGAAAGACTGGACACATCAGGGCATCACCAGTCTCTACCACAAAATCCACCT AAACGGGTACAAGTTCCTCTACTGCTCGGCACGGGCCATCGGCATGGCCAACCTCACCAAGGGGTACCTGCAGTGGGTGAGCGAGGCGGGCTGCGGCCTCCCCAAGGGCCCCATCCTGCTGTCCCCCAGCAGCCTCTTCTCCGCCCTGCATAG GGAGGTGATAGAGAGGAAGCCAGAGGTGTTCAAGATCGCCTGCCTGAGTGATGTCCAGCAGCTCTTTCTGCCCCAGGAACAGCCCTTCTATGCCGCCTTTGGGAACAGGCCCAAT GATGTCACTGCCTACCGGCAGGTCGGCCTGCCTGCCTGCCGCATCTTCACAGTCAACCCCCGGGGAGAGCTCAGCCAGGAGCTGATGAAGAACCACAAGTCCAC GTACGAGCGGCTCAGCGAGGTGGTCGAACTCCTCTTCCCGCCCGTGGCCCGCGGCCCCAGCACAGACCTGGCCCACCCTGAATACAGCAACTTCTGCTACTGGCGGGAGCCGCTGGCCCCCGTGGACCTTGATGCCTTGGCCTGA
- the LPIN3 gene encoding phosphatidate phosphatase LPIN3 isoform X4, whose protein sequence is MNYMGQLAETVFGTVKGLYRGLNPATLSGGIDVLVVRQVDGSFRCSPFHVRFGKLGVLRSREKVVDIEINGEPVDLHMKLGDSGEAFFVQELESDEEDVPPRLCTSPIPWGGLAGFPSDSPLGTTSEPDASIAGMVPTGRKKKRRRRKTKRKEDTAAADSSSEELEAGAESEPSLLEKPRPEPPGSIQQEGESSPEPKDIYPYSDGEWHPQASLSPGELTSPKSDSELELRSPEPSPLRAESHMQWAWGRLPKVGKAEWPESSVVADANSRTASPPKGAPSTPSASVIGVDPPGPPTLKTGAGTDLLQPDTEVPALAGPPLSAPEREETKTQSSGDAGPRPPSKSWSWAALEDPAHTRKPEGVSQRKGSLKRSQHLGPSDIYLDDLPSLDSENAALYFPQSSGGLGARKWSAPDSVKPLGDCNPEQEPEPAADTAGTVVLSLCGGLADGRDVSAEKFNQHMVSYQDLARNPGLLDDPNLVVKINKQHYNWAVAAPMILSLQAFQKNLPKSTMDKLEKEKMPRKGGRWWFSWRRRDFPAKECSAQREKTTAREQQGEKTEALSSEDDTLDSPVILEAPSPPPSPPAHAPAYKKSLRLSSSQIRRLNLQEGANDVVFSVTTQYQGTCRCRATIYLWKWDDKVVISDIDGTITKSDALGHILPQLGKDWTHQGITSLYHKIHLNGYKFLYCSARAIGMANLTKGYLQWVSEAGCGLPKGPILLSPSSLFSALHREVIERKPEVFKIACLSDVQQLFLPQEQPFYAAFGNRPNDVTAYRQVGLPACRIFTVNPRGELSQELMKNHKSTYERLSEVVELLFPPVARGPSTDLAHPEYSNFCYWREPLAPVDLDALA, encoded by the exons ATGAACTACATGGGGCAGCTGGCGGAGACTGTGTTCGGCACGGTGAAGGGCCTGTACCGGGGCCTGAACCCGGCCACGCTGAGCGGGGGCATCGATGTGCTGGTGGTGAGGCAGGTGGACGGCTCCTTCCGATGCTCGCCCTTCCACGTGCGCTTTGGCAAGCTGGGCGTCCTGCGCTCGCGGGAGAAGGTG GTGGACATCGAGATCAATGGGGAGCCCGTGGACCTGCACATGAAGCTGGGGGACAGTGGGGAGGCCTTCTTCGTCCAGGAGCTGGAGAGCGATGAG GAAGACGTGCCTCCCCGCCTGTGCACGTCACCCATCCCTTGGGGGGGCCTGGCGGGGTTCCCTTCGGACTCCCCGCTGGGCACCACCAGCGAGCCTGACGCCAGCATCGCGGGCATGGTCCCCACCGGGCGGAAGAAGAAACGGCGCAGGAGGAAGACCAAGCGGAAGGAGGACACGGCGGCCGCCGATTCTAGTTCAGAGGAGCTGGAGGCAGGCGCTGAGAGTGAGCCATCCCTGCTGGAAAAGCCGAGGCCGGAGCCCCCGGG CAGCATCCAGCAGGAAGGGGAGTCCTCACCGGAGCCCAAAGACATCTACCCCTACTCTGACGGCGAGTGGCACCCCCAGGCCAG CCTCTCGCCAGGTGAGCTAACATCTCCCAAGAGTGACTCGGAGCTGGAACTGCGGAGCCCCGAACCCAGCCCCCTGAGAGCGGAGTCCCACATGCAGTGGGCCTGGGGGAGGCTGCCGAAG GTGGGCAAAGCTGAATGGCCCGAGTCCTCGGTGGTCGCTGATGCCAACTCCAGGACAGCCTCTCCGCCTAAGGGGGCGCCCAGCACCCCCTCCGCCTCTGTGATTGGCGTGGACCCTCCAGGACCCCCAACCCTGAAGACAGGGGCTGGCACTGACCTTCTTCAGCCTGACACGGAGGTGCCCGCTCTGGCGGGtccccctctctctgcccctgagagggaggaaaccaagactcagagtTCGGGGGACGCGGGCCCCCGTCCTCCATCCAAATCCTGGAGCTGGGCTGCTTTAGAAGACCCCGCTCACACCCGCAAGCCAGAGGGGGTGTCCCAGAGGAAAG GTTCCCTGAAGAGAAGCCAGCACCTGGGCCCCAGTGACATCTACCTGGATGACCTGCCCTCCCTGGACTCTGAGAATGCAGCCCTTTACTTCCCCCAGAG CAGCGGtgggctgggggccaggaagTGGAGTGCTCCTGACAGCGTGAAGCCGCTGGGGGACTGCAACCCTGAGCAGGAGCCAGAGCCCGCTGCGGACACAGCAGGCACTGTGGTGCTGTCCCTCTGTGGGGGCCTGGCCGATGGCAGGGACGTCTCAGCGG AGAAGTTCAACCAGCACATGGTCTCCTACCAGGACCTCGCCCGAAACCCCGGCCTGCTGGACGACCCGAACCTGGTGGTGAAGATCAATAAGCA GCATTATAACTGGGCTGTAGCTGCCCCCATGATCCTGTCCCTGCAAGCCTTTCAGAAAAACTTGCCCAAG AGCACCATGGACAAGCTGGAGAAGGAGAAGATGCCCCGGAAGGGAGGCCGGTGGTGGTTTTCCTGGCGACGCAGGGATTTCCCGGCCAAGGAG TGCAGCGCCCAGAGGGAGAAAACCACAGCACGGGAGCAGCAGGG GGAGAAGACAGAAGCCCTGAGCAGTGAGGATGACACCCTGGACAGCCCCGTCATCCTGgaggccccctccccgcccccctcgcCCCCAGCCCACGCCCCTGCCTACAAGAAGTCCCTCCGCCTCTCCTCCAGTCAGATC CGGCGCCTGAACCTGCAAGAAGGTGCCAACGATGTGGTCTTCAGTGTGACCACCCAGTACCAGGGCACCTGCCGCTGCAGGGCCACCATCTACCTGTGGAAGTGGGACGACAAGGTGGTCATCTCCGACATCGACGGCACCATCACCAA GTCGGACGCGCTGGGCCACATTCTGCCCCAACTGGGGAAAGACTGGACACATCAGGGCATCACCAGTCTCTACCACAAAATCCACCT AAACGGGTACAAGTTCCTCTACTGCTCGGCACGGGCCATCGGCATGGCCAACCTCACCAAGGGGTACCTGCAGTGGGTGAGCGAGGCGGGCTGCGGCCTCCCCAAGGGCCCCATCCTGCTGTCCCCCAGCAGCCTCTTCTCCGCCCTGCATAG GGAGGTGATAGAGAGGAAGCCAGAGGTGTTCAAGATCGCCTGCCTGAGTGATGTCCAGCAGCTCTTTCTGCCCCAGGAACAGCCCTTCTATGCCGCCTTTGGGAACAGGCCCAAT GATGTCACTGCCTACCGGCAGGTCGGCCTGCCTGCCTGCCGCATCTTCACAGTCAACCCCCGGGGAGAGCTCAGCCAGGAGCTGATGAAGAACCACAAGTCCAC GTACGAGCGGCTCAGCGAGGTGGTCGAACTCCTCTTCCCGCCCGTGGCCCGCGGCCCCAGCACAGACCTGGCCCACCCTGAATACAGCAACTTCTGCTACTGGCGGGAGCCGCTGGCCCCCGTGGACCTTGATGCCTTGGCCTGA